The nucleotide sequence CGGGCTGGCGCGGGGTTCGTGCTTGCGGTCGCGGGGGAGATCATGACGATGCCGGCGCTGCCACCGCGCCCGCGTGCGTGGGACATCGACCTGGACGCCGACGGTGCGATCCGGGGCGTGACCTGAGCGCGTCGCCTATCCGCGCAGCAGTCGTCGGGTCTGTTCGTACTCCTCGGCGGAGATCTCCCCCTTGGCGAGCCGGATCTGAAGCGCCGCCAGCGCTGCATCGCCGGACGGCCTCCCGCGTAGCAGCAGCACGACGACGGTGACCGCCAGCGCCAAGAGGATCAGCCACAGCAGCCAGGCGCCGCCCAACCACCAGCCGTTCCAGCTGCCGGGTCCACCCATCATCCCGCGGCCCATCATCCCGCCGCCCATCATGCCCATCATCTGGTTCATCCGGCCCATCATCTGCTGCATCTGCCCCATCATCTGGTTGCAGGCCGCCATCATCTCCGCGATGCTCCGGTCCTGCCCCGCAAGAGGCACGCCGGGCGTCGCCTGCGCCGCTGCGCCGGTCGCCGCGAGCAGCACGGCAACCAGCGCGAGCCAAACACCGGTCTTGCGCATCTCGACCCCTCCTCTCGCGCTGGTTGTTTCAGGGTGGGGCCTCGACTTGCATCCTCATCCCAGCTTCCTTGTGTCCGGGCACGGTGCAGACCGCCTCGTAGGTGCCAACCGGCAGATCGAGTTCGACCGTCCCGGTTTGTCCAGGCCGCACGAGGTGTTGCTTGTGCTGGGCGGCACCGTGCCCCGCAAGGGCGGGGATCGCGAAATCGTGCTCGACCGCGCCCTCGTTGACCAGCTCGAACTGCACGCCGTCGGCCTTCACCCGGACGACGTTGGGCTCGAATCCGAAGTCGCGCATCACCAACCTTACGACTTGAGTCTGTGCTGCAGGTCCCACAGGTGGGGACGCGGCACGCGGGGCGCATCCTGCCAGTCCCGTCGCCGCCCCGACAGCCAGAACCGTCCCGACGAAAAGCGTATTCCACATCCGCGCGCCCTCCTCCTGAGCTCAAGCCCAGCACGACCGCGTCAGGCTGTAAATCCGAACGGCCGGTCGATCGCGCCGGCCGCGGGGGTATCCGGCGTTCCCCTTGCGATCGTAGCGGCGCCCCGTGAAGCCGGGGTGCGGCGGATGTGAAGATCCGGTGAAGCGGCTGCGCGGCCGGTCGTCGGAAGCCGGCGCATGGATTTCGACGGCCCCAGGACGGAATCGGTTGCCGGCCCGATGTTCGATGCGTCGCGGGAGTGGTACGGGTCCTATAGGGAGGGATGCCTATGGCCACCGAGGTCGGAAGGGAGATCAGGGACTTCGCCGGTGTCTGCGGTCTGTACTGGGAGGCCAGCGCTTGGTACGAGACCCTGGGTGTGACGTGTGGCATGCAAGCCCTTGCGCCCCTGGTCAACGTCTGCCCGGTGTACGCATGCGCGAAGCAACGCGGTGTGGAGCACTGCGGGGTGTGTCCGGAGTTCCCGTGTCATCTGCTGGTGAACCTGTCGGCGCAGAGCGGACCAGGTGACCCGCGGATCGAATCGGCTGCCCTCCGGGCTGCACTCGGGGACGAGGC is from Armatimonadota bacterium and encodes:
- a CDS encoding DUF3795 domain-containing protein; protein product: MATEVGREIRDFAGVCGLYWEASAWYETLGVTCGMQALAPLVNVCPVYACAKQRGVEHCGVCPEFPCHLLVNLSAQSGPGDPRIESAALRAALGDEAWAEWARAQQWAQAFCPLRDLAGPHPSQRARGYATGVRRR
- a CDS encoding cupredoxin domain-containing protein, with protein sequence MWNTLFVGTVLAVGAATGLAGCAPRAASPPVGPAAQTQVVRLVMRDFGFEPNVVRVKADGVQFELVNEGAVEHDFAIPALAGHGAAQHKQHLVRPGQTGTVELDLPVGTYEAVCTVPGHKEAGMRMQVEAPP
- a CDS encoding SHOCT domain-containing protein: MRKTGVWLALVAVLLAATGAAAQATPGVPLAGQDRSIAEMMAACNQMMGQMQQMMGRMNQMMGMMGGGMMGRGMMGGPGSWNGWWLGGAWLLWLILLALAVTVVVLLLRGRPSGDAALAALQIRLAKGEISAEEYEQTRRLLRG